Within Acidimicrobiia bacterium, the genomic segment CAGGTACAGAATGCCGACGTTCACATTGGTGCGAATCCCCCCGAGGGTGATGGTCCCACCGGAAACGCTCGTATCGAGCAGGTCTGCAGCCTGCACCGAGACATCGGGGCGTTGCCGGTCGATCTGGTTGGGACGGCTCCCGAGGACCGCATCGAATTCGGCTTGAGCAACTCCCACAAGGCCGGGATGAGCAACCCAGGTCCCATCGAATCCATCTCCGGCTTCGCGGCGCTTGTCTTCGGACACCTTGGCCAACGCCATTTCGGTGACGTCAGGGTCGAGCCGATTCGGTATGAAGGCCGACATTCCACCCATGGCGTGGGCTCCCCGCTTGTGACAGGTCTGGACCAGCAGTTCGGTGTACGAGCGCATGAACGGGACCATCATGCTGATCTGTGACCGATCCGGGAGGAGTCGGCTCGGATCGTTGCGGAACTTCTTGATGACCGAGAATATGTAGTCCCAACGACCGGCGTTGAGTCCCGCGGAATGATCACGAAGTTCGTAGAGGATCTCATCCATTTCAAAGGCGGCCAGCACCGTTTCGATGAGGACCGTGGCTCGAATCGAACCCCGGGCGATACCAAGCTCTTGTTGCGCAAAGACAAACACGTCGTTCCACAGGCGTGCCTCAAGGTGATTTTCGAGCTTCGGCAAATAGAAGTACGGGCCGGAGCCTCGTGCAAGGGATTCGGCAGCATTGTGAAATAGGTACAAACCGGCGTCGACGAGCGACCCCGACATCGGTTCACCATCGACGAACAGGTGGCCTTCGTCGAGGTGCCATCCTCGCGGACGGATGAGCAGCGTCGCCGTCCGTTCATCGAGTTGATACACCTTGCCGCCCTCGGCCGTGAGACGAATCGTGTGCCGGACGGCGTCGTAAACATTGACCTGGCCCTGCATCAAGTTGTCCCACGACGGTGTATTCGAGTCTTCAAAATCGGCCATGAAGGTCTTGGCGCCCGAGTTGAGGGCGTTGATCATCATCTTCCGTTCGACCGGGCCGGTGATCTCGACCCGCCGGTCCATCAGATCCGCCGGGGGCACCGCCACCTGCCAGTCACCGCTTCTGATGGCGGCCGTCTCGGCCAGAAAGTCGGGTAACACGCCGGCGTCGATCTGCCGCTGTCGATCGGAGCGATCGACCAGCAGTTCGAGTCGACGGGGGTTGAACCGACGGTGCAGATCCTCAAGAAAGGCCACCGCTTCGTACGACAAAATGTCGCTGACTCGGCCTTCGATGGGTCCTCTGACATCCATAATGCGTTCCTCTGGTTGAGCAATTACGACGATCTTGTCGCAATTTTCCCGAAAAAGCCGTATTCTGGGCTGACAAGAAAGACGTTAATTATCAAAAGTGAGCGGAGTTGATGATTGTGGACACCCTGGTATTCGGTCAGAGACTGCGGTTCTTTCGAAAACGAGCCAACCTCACCCTTGACGAACTCGGTACGCTCGTCGGCAAACCAGCCCCCTATCTGTCGATGGTCGAGAACGGCAAACGCGAGCCCAAACTCTCCCTCATCAGCGAATTGGCCAGGAACCTCAACGTCAGCCCGGCCGAGATGATGTCCGATG encodes:
- the aceB gene encoding malate synthase A, which codes for MDVRGPIEGRVSDILSYEAVAFLEDLHRRFNPRRLELLVDRSDRQRQIDAGVLPDFLAETAAIRSGDWQVAVPPADLMDRRVEITGPVERKMMINALNSGAKTFMADFEDSNTPSWDNLMQGQVNVYDAVRHTIRLTAEGGKVYQLDERTATLLIRPRGWHLDEGHLFVDGEPMSGSLVDAGLYLFHNAAESLARGSGPYFYLPKLENHLEARLWNDVFVFAQQELGIARGSIRATVLIETVLAAFEMDEILYELRDHSAGLNAGRWDYIFSVIKKFRNDPSRLLPDRSQISMMVPFMRSYTELLVQTCHKRGAHAMGGMSAFIPNRLDPDVTEMALAKVSEDKRREAGDGFDGTWVAHPGLVGVAQAEFDAVLGSRPNQIDRQRPDVSVQAADLLDTSVSGGTITLGGIRTNVNVGILYLESWLSGNGAAALYNLMEDAATAEISRSQIWQWVHTGAQTNDGRSITPELVRAIADEEMRAIAGLVGMDRFADGRFDEARAIFEDVALSDDFEDFLTISAYQQLTNEKEPA